Genomic DNA from uncultured Fibrobacter sp.:
GCTTCGCTTCGTCTTTCCGTCTATCTTGACAATGTTTTTTACCACCATCTACAGCATTGTCGATGCCGCATTTGTCTCGAACTTTGTCGGAAAGACTTCTTTTGCCGCCGTAAACCTCGTCATGCCTGTCCTTATGCTTATTGTCGCTCCCGGCGTGATGATGGGGGCCGGCGGCAGCGCGCTCGTCGCAAAATTCCTCGGCGAAGGCGATAAAGAAAAAGCGAACAAGGCGTTTTCAACAATCGTGTATGCGACAATCGCTTACGGAATTACCGCAAGTATCACGGCATCCTATTTTATGGAAGGATTAACCGCATTTCTGGGTGCCGACAGCGAGTTCCTTTCACAGGCGACCCGTTACGGGCGCATTGCTGCCCTTGGCGGGATTGCCTTCGTGTTGCAGCATCTCTTTTACTGTTTCATGGTTGTAGCAGAAAAGCCTAAGCTGGGTTTTGCGCTTACAGTTTTAGCGGGCATCACAAACATTGTACTGGACTTGTTGTTCATTGTCGTTTTGGAATGGGGCATTTCCGGAGCGGCCTTGGCGACCGTTATCGGACAGTCCGTCGGAGGATTCTCCCCGTTCGTATTTTTCCTATTACGAAACAAGACTCCCCTCCGAATCGTGAAACCCGTTTTCGATGGCCACGCGTTGTCAAAAGCCATGTCGAACGGAGTTTCCGAGCTGGTTACAAATATCGCCATGTCCATCGTAAGCATGCTCTACAATTTTCAGCTCATCAGAATTGCCGGAGATACGGGCGTTGCCGCCTATGGGGCAATCATGTATGTAAGCTACAT
This window encodes:
- a CDS encoding MATE family efflux transporter, which produces MQIQLSDHFTYGRLLRFVFPSILTMFFTTIYSIVDAAFVSNFVGKTSFAAVNLVMPVLMLIVAPGVMMGAGGSALVAKFLGEGDKEKANKAFSTIVYATIAYGITASITASYFMEGLTAFLGADSEFLSQATRYGRIAALGGIAFVLQHLFYCFMVVAEKPKLGFALTVLAGITNIVLDLLFIVVLEWGISGAALATVIGQSVGGFSPFVFFLLRNKTPLRIVKPVFDGHALSKAMSNGVSELVTNIAMSIVSMLYNFQLIRIAGDTGVAAYGAIMYVSYIFSTFFTGYSFGRAPIISYHYGARNTSELKNLFRMDCVIVAVAGVVLTASSEALALPLAKIFGGYDPNLFEMIRHGIVIYSFAYLLMGANYAGSSFFTALNNGLVSALISFLRTFVFEIIAVLALPIFFGLDGIWSSCAVAEIASFAVTAICVVAFRKKYGYC